Proteins encoded within one genomic window of Carassius gibelio isolate Cgi1373 ecotype wild population from Czech Republic chromosome A4, carGib1.2-hapl.c, whole genome shotgun sequence:
- the cd36 gene encoding platelet glycoprotein 4: MTCCDLKCGLITGTVLGALIAVLGGILIPVGNDFIENTVHKETVLENGTLAFDTWTSVDISIYRQFWLFDVQNADDVVKQGAKPVLVQKGPYTYRTRFIPKKDITFYDNYTVSFVLPAGAIFEPSMSVGTEEDTFTSLNLAVAGVYSLMPHFIANILIQSSRSTLFQKTTVKELLWGYHDLMLNSTLGVFYPYNGTLDGPYTVSTGKDDIKKVATIERWQGETSLSYWNDPYCNKINGTDGSSFHPFLDKKKPLFFFSPDICRSISAQYNSTIDLKGIDVYRYMLPPEALASPVENPDNQCYCTDPVLTKNCTTAGLLDLTACRGAPVFLSLPHFLFGSNDLLQGVIGLNPNFDEHSIFLDVEPITGFTLRFAKRLQLNMLYGPSDHIEILKNITEHTIFPILWVNETAALDDETADMFKKELIGRMELLEGFQIGLIVVGLILFASCLIALIVVSMKPKNANLFK, from the exons ATGACCTGCTGTGATCTGAAATGCGGGCTCATCACAGGGACCGTGCTGGGCGCCTTGATCGCCGTGCTGGGCGGGATTCTCATCCCTGTGGGCAACGATTTCATTGAAAACACTGTGCACAAG GAAACAGTGTTGGAAAACGGGACCTTAGCATTTGACACCTGGACGTCGGTAGACATTTCAATATACAGGCAGTTTTGGCTGTTTGACGTGCAGAACGCTGACGATGTTGTAAAACAAGGGGCCAAACCTGTGCTAGTGCAGAAAGGACCATACACATACAG GACGCGTTTTATCCCCAAAAAAGATATCACCTTCTATGATAACTACACTGTGTCCTTTGTGCTGCCGGCGGGTGCCATCTTTGAGCCTAGTATGTCAGTAGGCACAGAGGAGGACACATTCACATCGCTCAATCTAGCTGTAGCG GGTGTTTACAGTTTAATGCCTCATTTTATTGCAAACATTCTCATCCAAAGCTCCAGATCCACACTCTTCCAGAAAACGACTGTTAAGGAATTGTTGTGGGGCTACCACGACCTAATGCTGAACAGCACACTTGGAGTTTTTTATCCA TACAATGGCACATTGGATGGACCGTACACTGTATCCACAGGCAAAGATGACATCAAAAAGGTAGCCACGATTGAACGCTGGCAGGGTGAAAC ATCACTGAGTTACTGGAATGACCCTTATTGCAACAAGATTAACGGAACAG ATGGTTCCTCCTTCCACCCGTTCCTGGACAAGAAAAAACCCCTGTTCTTCTTTTCTCCTGATATCTGCAG GTCAATATCTGCTCAGTATAATAGCACTATTGACCTGAAGGGAATCGATGTGTATCGGTACATGCTGCCCCCTGAAGCTCTGGCCTCTCCAGTGGAGAACCCAGATAACCAGTGCTACTGTACAGACCCTGTGCTAACCAAAAACTGCACTACGGCAGGACTTCTTGACCTCACTGCCTGTAGAG GAGCTCCAGTGTTCCTCTCTCTACCCCACTTTCTCTTTGGCAGCAATGATCTCCTCCAAGGTGTGATCGGACTGAACCCGAACTTCGATGAGCACTCCATATTTCTGGATGTAGAACCG ATTACAGGTTTCACTCTGAGATTTGCAAAAAGACTTCAGCTTAACATGTTGTACGGCCCGTCGGATCATATTGA AATTTTGAAAAACATCACGGAACACACAATTTTTCCTATTTTGTGGGTGAACGAG ACGGCAGCGCTGGACGATGAGACGGCTGACATGTTCAAGAAAGAGCTGATTGGTCGGATGGAGTTGTTGGAAGGCTTTCAGATCGGACTCATAGTGGTTGGCTTAATCTTATTTGCCAGCTGTTTAATTGCATTGATTGTGGTATCCATGAAACCGAAGAATGCGaacttgtttaaataa